One genomic segment of Gymnogyps californianus isolate 813 chromosome 8, ASM1813914v2, whole genome shotgun sequence includes these proteins:
- the RNPC3 gene encoding RNA-binding region-containing protein 3 encodes MAAPGCEEARAAGVGLGAGPPHPSVPPHPGVARRRGRTLLVRHLPAELTAAEKEDLLKHFGAVSVRVLSDHGRLKHTAFATFPSENAAVKALSRLHQLKLLGHTLVVEFAKEQDSVQVLSQPSVSEKCKSSEEPVKEEVKKETSCVKIENGIAPNHGLTFPINSCLKYLYPPPSSTILANIANALASVPKFYVQVLHLMNKMNLPPPFGPITARPPMYEEYLPVPVPPPPIPPLPPEEPPLPEEEEEQLSSGDESEYESDNEEEKERMTKLMELATLQPKRPINTKRRGVRKKQRIKDLLNVPVCTPHSNLHPTLSPSDVFEQPQHVGHKKIEFHITTDIPAVLQINSEKEEKNDLYATTEEISNTGFGRIFPAPSSNDKMETEEEDDEIPSEFISRRDLEKNRLSREEMEKFSVFKNYEPGDPNCRIYVKNLAKQVQEKDLKFIFGRYVDFQSEVERNMFDIRLMKEGRMKGQAFIGLPNEKAAAKALKEVNGYVLFEKPMVVQFARSARPKQDANEGKRKK; translated from the exons ATGGCGGCGCCGGGCTGTGAGGAGGCGCGGGCGGCCGGCGTGGGGCTGGGTGCCGGCCCGCCTCACCCCAGCGTCCCGCCTCACCCCGGCGTGGCACGGCGGCGGGGCCGGACGCTGCTGGTGCGGCACCTGCCCGCCGAGCTTACGGCGGCGGAGAAGGAGGATCTGCTGAAGCACTTCGGGGCGGTGTCTGTGCGCGTCCTGTCGGACCACGGGCGGCTG aaACATACTGCTTTTGCTACCTTTCCcagtgaaaatgcagctgtgAAG GCTTTGTCAAGACTGCATCAGCTGAAACTTTTAGGTCACACCTTAGTTGTTGAATTTGCAAAGGAGCAAGATAGTGTGCAGGTACTTAGCCAGCCTTCTGTCTCAGAGAAGTGTAAAAG ttcagaagaaCCAGTGAAAgaagaagtgaagaaagaaacaagctgTGTTAAAATAGAGAATGGAATTGCACCCAACCATGg cctCACCTTTCCCATCAATTCTTGCCTCAAATATTTGTATCCACCACCTTCAAGTACAATTCTAGCAAATATAGCAAATGCCTTGGCAAGCGTGCCCAAATTTTATGTCCAG GTACTTCATCTTATGAATAAAATGAATCTTCCTCCACCTTTTGGACCAATTACTGCTCGCCCTCCCATG TATGAAGAGTATTTACCAGTGCCTGTGCCACCTCCCCCAATCCCACCTCTGCCTCCTGAAGAACCTCCTTTgcctgaagaggaagaagagcaacTATCTAGTGGAGATGAATCAGAATATGAAAGTGAtaatgaggaggaaaaggagag aaTGACCAAGTTGATGGAATTAGCAACCCTTCAGCCTAAAAGACCAATAAACACAAAGAGACGTGGTgttagaaaaaagcaaagaattaaagaCTTACTGAATGTTCCCGTGTGTACTCCCCACAG TAATTTGCACCCTACACTGTCACCGTCAGATGTCTTTGAGCAGCCACAGCATGTAGGTCATAAAAAAATCGAGTTCCATATTACTACTGACATTCCAGCTGTTCTTCAGATAaactcagaaaaagaagaaaaaaatg ACCTTTATGCAACCACAGAAGAAATCAGTAATACAGGCTTTGGAAGGATTTTCCCAGCTCCTAGCTCAAATGATAAAATGGAAACTGAAGAGGAGGATGATGAAATACCATCAGAATTTATCTCTAGAAGGGAtctagaaaaaaacagactttctAGAGAAG aaatggaaaaattttctgttttcaaaaactaTGAGCCAGGTGATCCAAATTGCAGGATATATGTGAAGAATTTAGCTAAACAAGTTCAAGAAAAG GATCTCAAGTTCATTTTTGGAAGATACGTTGACTTCCAGTCAGAAGTGGAACGAAATAT GTTTGACATACGTTTGATGAAAGAAGGCCGTATGAAGGGACAGGCTTTCATTGGACTTCctaatgaaaaagcagctgctaaAGCTTTAAAAGAAGTAAATGGATATGTCTTATTTGAAAAACCCATGGTGGTt CAATTTGCTCGTTCAGCTAGACCAAAACAGGATGCcaatgaagggaaaagaaaaaagtag